A window of the Streptomyces sp. JB150 genome harbors these coding sequences:
- a CDS encoding uridine kinase translates to MGGVRLEPITWDRLGDLLAERLLDLKPGDGGAWPRVAIDGAPAARPGDLADRIHEALRLRGRPSLVVSTEGFLRPASLRLEHGHRDVDTYYDGWFDTGALWREVFGPLEPGGDGRVLPDLWDPVTDRATRSPYVRLPPGGVLLLHGPLLLRHWFPFDLTVHLLLSPGALRRRTPEADHWTLPAFERYEEETDPAGTADVLVRTDDPRRPAWRG, encoded by the coding sequence ATGGGCGGTGTGCGACTCGAACCGATCACCTGGGACCGGCTCGGCGATCTGCTGGCCGAGCGGCTGCTGGACCTGAAGCCGGGCGACGGCGGCGCCTGGCCGCGCGTCGCCATCGACGGCGCCCCGGCGGCCCGGCCCGGGGACCTCGCAGACCGGATCCACGAGGCGCTGCGGCTGCGCGGCCGGCCCTCCCTGGTCGTGAGCACGGAGGGGTTTCTGCGTCCCGCCTCGCTCCGGCTGGAGCACGGCCACCGGGACGTGGACACCTACTACGACGGCTGGTTCGACACCGGCGCCCTGTGGCGCGAGGTCTTCGGCCCCCTGGAACCCGGCGGCGACGGCCGTGTCCTGCCCGACCTGTGGGACCCGGTCACCGACCGCGCCACCCGCAGCCCCTACGTCCGACTCCCGCCGGGCGGCGTGCTGTTGCTGCACGGACCCCTCCTCCTTCGGCACTGGTTCCCCTTCGACCTGACCGTCCATCTCCTCCTCTCACCGGGCGCCCTGCGCCGCCGCACCCCCGAGGCCGACCACTGGACCCTCCCCGCCTTCGAGCGCTACGAGGAGGAGACCGACCCGGCCGGCACGGCCGACGTACTGGTGCGCACGGACGACCCGCGCCGCCCGGCCTGGCGGGGCTGA
- a CDS encoding DUF2293 domain-containing protein gives MAVPATPPAGAGLLAVQPLRRKRCAACRRGPLPMLVLEDGVPRCLDCADLGHLVFLPRGDTALTRRAREESGLSVVVVRFHRRKGRYERQGVLVEAAGLARAERRCMADAEARRRRRMRDARRRAEQDARFTEAFATAIRRLFPGCPAERAREIAVHASVRGSGRVGRSAAGRALSEGAVTSAVVASVRHVDTPYDRLLMSGVPRHEARQRIAAAVETVLRAWREAETESAG, from the coding sequence ATGGCCGTACCCGCAACTCCCCCGGCCGGTGCGGGACTTCTCGCCGTCCAGCCACTCAGGCGCAAGCGGTGTGCCGCGTGCCGGCGCGGCCCGCTGCCGATGCTCGTCCTGGAGGACGGGGTGCCGCGCTGTCTGGACTGCGCCGACCTCGGGCATCTGGTGTTCCTGCCGCGCGGCGACACGGCGCTGACCCGCCGGGCACGGGAGGAGAGCGGGCTGTCGGTGGTGGTCGTACGGTTCCACCGGCGCAAGGGGCGCTACGAGCGGCAGGGCGTCCTGGTGGAGGCGGCGGGGCTCGCCCGCGCCGAGCGGCGCTGCATGGCGGACGCGGAGGCGCGGCGCCGCCGACGGATGCGGGACGCGCGGCGGCGCGCGGAGCAGGACGCGCGGTTCACCGAGGCGTTCGCCACCGCGATACGGCGGCTCTTCCCCGGGTGTCCGGCGGAGCGGGCGCGGGAGATCGCCGTCCACGCCTCGGTGCGGGGCAGCGGGCGGGTGGGGCGCAGCGCGGCGGGACGGGCCCTGTCCGAGGGTGCGGTGACCTCGGCGGTCGTGGCCTCCGTACGGCATGTGGACACACCGTACGACCGGCTCCTCATGAGCGGGGTGCCCCGGCACGAGGCGCGGCAGCGGATCGCGGCGGCTGTGGAGACGGTGCTGCGGGCGTGGCGGGAGGCGGAGACCGAGTCGGCCGGGTGA
- a CDS encoding anthrone oxygenase family protein, whose protein sequence is MIEGPYFLLVVLGVLGTGLVAGVFCAFSTFVMRGLAALPPAQGAAAMRAVNVAAVRPAFMAVFLGSAVLCAVTAVVTFVVWPDEGAVELLLGSGSYLVGSFGVTVVANVPRNDALARLAPGTAEAAAYWSSYVREWTAWNHVRAVASAAAALAYVLALT, encoded by the coding sequence ATGATCGAAGGGCCGTACTTCCTGCTGGTGGTGCTGGGGGTGCTCGGGACCGGCCTGGTGGCCGGTGTCTTCTGCGCGTTCTCCACGTTCGTGATGCGCGGGCTGGCCGCGCTGCCGCCCGCACAGGGGGCCGCCGCGATGCGGGCGGTGAACGTGGCGGCCGTGCGGCCGGCCTTCATGGCCGTCTTCCTCGGCTCGGCGGTGCTGTGCGCGGTGACGGCGGTCGTGACGTTCGTCGTGTGGCCGGACGAGGGGGCGGTGGAGCTGCTGCTGGGCAGCGGGTCGTATCTGGTCGGCTCGTTCGGGGTCACCGTGGTGGCGAACGTGCCGCGCAACGACGCGCTGGCGCGGCTGGCACCGGGTACGGCGGAGGCCGCCGCGTACTGGTCGTCGTACGTGCGGGAGTGGACGGCGTGGAACCACGTCCGCGCCGTCGCCTCGGCCGCCGCCGCACTCGCCTACGTCCTCGCCCTGACCTGA